The following proteins come from a genomic window of Mucinivorans hirudinis:
- a CDS encoding Alpha-glucosidase, with product MRKHMMLLFAALTLVATAQNKSTVDILGGEKWYGAATALGSRMPLENVARMSLSVDNMNNQTAPFLVSNLGRYIYSRSPFVFEIKDNKIVIDSPGERVDVVRAGKNLREAFALARNKHFAGSGKIPDKSFFEVAQWNTWIELMYNQNQGDIENYADQIIAAGFEPGIIMIDDNWQRYYGNFEFKAEKFTDPHAMVERLHRQGFKVMLWVCPFVSADSPEFRELSKKGFLIKKKGTAQAAVIQWWNGYSGCYDLTNPEAYRYLVGQLKEVQSKYGVDGFKFDAGDPHFYNPAEQDFYRADALATDHTLAWAKLGLEFPYNEYRACWMMQGEPLVQRLGDKNYSWGALKLLIPEMLNAGLMGYAYTCPDMIGGGQFSSFLNVTPANIDQTLIVRSAQLHALMPMMQFSVAPWRVLDKEHLRYCAQAANLHKKFAPYILELAQESARTGEPIVRSMEYMFPHKGFSDCTDQFMLGAKYLVAPIMSADGKRTVRLPQGVWLDDLGRKHRGPLVLELHAPLDRLPYFEKSESVITSTIKKITTKKKK from the coding sequence ATGAGAAAACATATGATGCTGCTATTTGCAGCTCTCACACTTGTTGCCACGGCACAAAACAAATCGACCGTCGATATTCTCGGCGGCGAGAAATGGTATGGAGCAGCAACGGCACTCGGCAGCAGGATGCCTTTGGAGAACGTCGCACGGATGTCGCTCTCGGTCGATAATATGAATAACCAGACGGCACCGTTTTTGGTGTCTAACCTCGGGCGATATATCTACTCGCGCTCCCCGTTTGTATTTGAAATAAAGGATAATAAGATAGTTATCGACTCGCCTGGTGAGCGGGTGGATGTGGTGCGCGCGGGCAAAAACCTACGCGAGGCTTTCGCTCTGGCACGTAACAAACACTTTGCAGGCTCGGGAAAAATACCCGACAAATCCTTCTTCGAGGTGGCACAGTGGAACACGTGGATAGAGTTGATGTACAACCAAAACCAAGGCGACATTGAGAACTATGCCGACCAAATTATAGCCGCCGGATTCGAGCCGGGAATCATTATGATTGACGACAACTGGCAACGATATTATGGCAACTTCGAGTTCAAAGCCGAGAAATTTACAGACCCTCACGCTATGGTCGAAAGGCTTCATAGACAGGGATTCAAGGTGATGCTGTGGGTCTGCCCCTTTGTGAGTGCCGACTCGCCCGAGTTTCGCGAATTATCCAAGAAAGGGTTTCTGATAAAGAAGAAGGGGACGGCACAGGCTGCCGTGATTCAGTGGTGGAACGGATATAGCGGATGCTACGATTTGACCAATCCGGAGGCTTACAGATATTTAGTGGGGCAGCTCAAAGAGGTTCAGAGTAAATATGGAGTAGATGGTTTCAAATTTGATGCCGGTGACCCACATTTTTATAATCCCGCTGAACAGGATTTTTATCGGGCAGATGCTCTCGCCACAGACCACACCTTGGCGTGGGCGAAACTTGGACTTGAATTTCCCTATAACGAGTATCGTGCCTGCTGGATGATGCAGGGCGAGCCATTGGTGCAACGACTTGGTGATAAGAACTATTCGTGGGGAGCATTGAAGCTCTTGATACCCGAAATGTTGAACGCCGGATTGATGGGCTATGCCTACACCTGCCCTGATATGATTGGCGGCGGACAATTTTCGTCCTTTCTCAATGTCACGCCTGCCAATATCGACCAGACGCTCATCGTTCGCTCGGCGCAACTGCACGCACTGATGCCGATGATGCAATTTTCGGTTGCTCCGTGGCGCGTTCTCGACAAAGAGCATCTGCGGTACTGTGCCCAGGCGGCAAATCTCCACAAAAAGTTTGCCCCCTACATATTGGAACTCGCCCAAGAGAGCGCCCGCACCGGTGAGCCCATTGTACGCTCGATGGAGTATATGTTCCCGCACAAGGGTTTCTCGGATTGCACAGACCAGTTTATGCTGGGTGCTAAGTATTTAGTAGCCCCAATTATGAGTGCTGACGGCAAGCGTACAGTACGTCTGCCCCAGGGCGTATGGTTGGATGACCTCGGCAGAAAACACCGCGGACCATTGGTGCTCGAACTCCACGCTCCACTAGACCGCCTCCCCTATTTCGAGAAGAGCGAAAGTGTTATCACATCAACAATCAAGAAAATAACCACTAAAAAGAAAAAGTAA